The following proteins come from a genomic window of Carcharodon carcharias isolate sCarCar2 chromosome 10, sCarCar2.pri, whole genome shotgun sequence:
- the fadd gene encoding protein FADD translates to MAGDLGMSFNILLNDISQNLSKENLESLKFLCKDEIGKRKLENIDSGIKLFQQLEELNLLSSEDTNVLSKLLEQVRRPDLQNKLLAFQRENGDLQQPVCEMGAGSERLNIAFEVICNEVGKDWRMLARKLGHKEALLQQIEYKHPRNMREQVLQALIEWQKTKGKEATVEALITTLRGCKLNMVADSVEEEVYKNG, encoded by the exons ATGGCGGGTGATTTGGGGATGAGTTTCAATATCCTGCTCAACGAcatctctcagaatctgtccaaGGAGAACCTGGAGTCCCTGAAGTTCCTGTGTAAGGATGAGATTGGGAAGAGGAAGCTGGAGAACATTGACAGCGGGATCAAGCTATTCCAGCAGCTGGAGGAGCTGAACCTGCTCTCCTCTGAAGATACCAACGTCCTGTCCAAGCTCTTGGAGCAGGTCAGACGGCCCGACCTCCAGAATAAACTTCTTGCTTTCCAGAGGGAGAATGGAGATCTGCAGCAACCTGTGTGTGAAATGGGAGCTGGCTCAG AGCGTCTGAACATTGCGTTTGAAGTCATTTGTAATGAGGTTGGAAAAGATTGGCGGATGCTTGCAAGGAAACTCGGGCACAAAGAAGCACTGCTTCAGCAGATTGAATATAAACATCCACGCAACATGAGGGAACAGGTCCTGCAAGCTCTGATAGAATGGCAGAAAACAAAAGGAAAAGAAGCTACTGTGGAAGCACTGATAACAACCCTAAGGGGCTGCAAACTTAACATGGTAGCAGATTCTGTGGAAGAGGAGGTATACAAGAATGGTTGA